The following are from one region of the Coccinella septempunctata chromosome 7, icCocSept1.1, whole genome shotgun sequence genome:
- the LOC123316559 gene encoding axin isoform X1, with translation MSDCEDVNNSSKVGCSVNSSRLPNEGSKFYLTSPRPPVPGEERSQCVSDWGQPYQMDLAKKQDGDTRPLAIPPRSATPSAPPQLPPKPNVSQAAKVKKTVPVATPTKDKEAPPTPPCIKWAQSLLNLLNDSDGVAQFMDYLESEGPHHAAALRFWLACEGVRKQDQQDKAQQYAQAIFSFFVQSPLLPIDEHLRAQISAALNSDEPLDIPVTIFDEAQLQVENEINTTTYPNFLQSEIYLQCLQSVQTTPPVPYEEEAEEPSSECYSVREFQELENLACGVGSLPTLHEDLEFIPKPLMSYSQTPGTNAQSTGCPTPNINQPLKLTKDLLLMSQQHRAAELRPQSEAYASLFLYRNMGAHAAYNSYNPVSRQDSEMQSLSSRSDVRTESDNMSMTDSSVDGRTVSRTVKRKAALEAKRAKESAAVNRETHMHQTIIPRTQRLDARNAEPPKDPQQFASILIKKLETINEKEVEIELERRFRLLENDSVSIQEDKHRIEPQSRALANVLKEKLLLLQPEDDDDQDILDQHVSRVFSDLTPSRSPGVASPRPHSPHRSRYPLPMVRPKRRDKDGYSTFSSDSGNVHDFQEGSEHRLSMVKSKSMPEYGEERFVRSSAGRRSASKKTLTDLTDSGVSVVSDTPPVVPAVVPVIAKDNRVLAWLMEADRSTKSQSGPHSELSSGKHRSHRSSPISSRHRVKGFVGSRSNSLERGAGAETLGPTQPFIADPNIPLPPLPNTINQLEEARRRLLDDDFRTRSRVRSSTKYYPDVTQSGQSTLRKSTRGVRPAVPGTGAATPDEYTTVVFSYADEQFPYRIKIPGSQVTFRQFKEYLPKKGNYRYFFKTVCEELDNQVIQEELNKDSDILPLCEGKVMALAKPID, from the exons ATGTCCGACTGTGAGGATGTGAACAACTCTTCGAAAGTTGGTTGTTCTGTCAACTCTTCACGTCTGCCCAATGAGGGCTCGAAATTTTACCTCACCTCCCCCCGACCCCCAGTTCCCGGCGAAGAAAGGTCCCAATGTGTCTCGGATTGGGGGCAACCTTACCAGATGGACCTTGCGAAGAAACAAGATGGAGATACAAGGCCTCTTGCAA TACCTCCAAGATCTGCTACGCCGAGCGCCCCTCCTCAACTGCCCCCGAAGCCTAATGTTTCTCAAGCCGCGAAGGTGAAAAAAACCGTCCCTGTGGCGACTCCTACGAAGGACAAGGAAGCTCCCCCTACGCCTCCTTGCATAAAATGGGCGCAGTCCTTGCTGAATCTACTGAACGACTCCGACGGGGTAGCTCAGTTTATGGATTATTTAGAGAGCGAAGGCCCCCATCACGCGGCTGCATTGAGGTTCTGGCTTGCCTGTGAGGGTGTCCGGAAGCAAGACCAACAGGATAAAGCGCAGCAATATGCTCAGGCTATTTTCAG TTTTTTTGTACAGTCCCCTTTGCTACCCATCGACGAACATCTACGAGCCCAAATATCTGCCGCTTTGAATTCAGATGAACCACTGGATATCCCAGTTACAATTTTCGATGAAGCCCAGCTCCAGGTCGAGAACGAAATTAACACTACCACATATCCCAACTTTTTACAGTCGGAAATCTACCTCCAATGCCTCCAG TCCGTACAAACCACACCTCCTGTTCCATACGAGGAAGAGGCTGAAGAACCAAGCAGCGAATGTTACTCCGTTAGGGAGTTCCAAGAGTTGGAGAACCTGGCCTGTGGGGTGGGATCCCTCCCGACGCTCCACGAGGATTTGGAATTTATCCCCAAACCTCTTATGTCGTACTCCCAGACGCCGGGTACGAATGCTCaaagtacagggtgtccaacGCCCAATATAAACCAGCCGTTGAAACTGACCAAAGATTTGTTGCTGATGTCTCAGCAACACCGCGCCGCGGAGTTGAGGCCTCAGTCCGAGGCTTACGCAAG CTTGTTCCTGTACCGCAATATGGGGGCGCACGCAGCTTACAATAGTTACAATCCTGTGTCGAGACAGGACAGCGAGATGCAATCTTTGAGCAGCCGTTCTGATGTGAGGACAGAATCTGATAATATGTCGATGACCGACAGCTCTGT CGATGGAAGGACAGTGAGTAGGACCGTGAAGAGGAAGGCAGCCCTAGAAGCCAAACGAGCCAAAGAGTCCGCAGCGGTCAACAGAGAGACCCACATGCATCAGACCATCATACCGCGGACCCAGAGGTTGGACGCCAGAAATGCGGAACCTCCCAAGGATCCCCAGCAGTTTGCCAGCATCCTCATCAAGAAACTGGAGACGATCAACGAGAAAGAGGTGGAAATTGAGCTCGAGAGGAGGTTCAGACTGTTGGAG AATGACTCGGTGTCGATCCAAGAGGATAAGCACCGTATCGAACCTCAATCCAGGGCCTTGGCCAACGTGCTCAAGGAGAAATTGTTGCTGCTCCAACCTGAAGACGATGACGATCAAGATATCTTGGACCAACACGTTTCAAGGGTGTTCTCAGATCTCACACCGTCCAGATCACCAGGTGTAGCAAGTCCGAGACCCCATTCTCCCCATAGAAGCAG GTATCCTCTGCCAATGGTCAGGCCTAAACGCAGGGATAAAGACGGTTATTCGACGTTCAGCAGCGACTCCGGCAACGTGCACGACTTCCAAGAAGGCTCGGAACATCGACTTTCTATGGTCAAGTCGAAATCGATGCCGGAGTACGGCGAGGAACGTTTCGTGAGAAGCTCGGCCGGCAGGAGATCGGCCTCGAAGAAGACCCTGACGGATCTCACCGACAGCGGAGTTTCCGTAGTGTCTGACACCCCACCCGTGGTTCCTGCCGTCGTACCTGTGATAGCTAAGGACAATAGGGTTCTGGCGTGGCTGATGGAGGCGGACAGGAGCACCAAGAGCCAGTCCGGGCCGCACAGCGAGCTGTCTTCCGGAAAACACAG GTCTCATCGTTCTTCTCCAATTTCTAGTAGGCACAGAGTCAAGGGTTTCGTCGGATCCAGGTCTAATTCCCTGGAGAGGGGCGCCGGCGCCGAAACGTTGGGGCCCACGCAACCCTTCATCGCCGACCCGAACATTCCGCTGCCTCCACTTCCAAACACCATCAATCAGTTGGAGGAGGCTCGTAGGAGGTTGTTGGACGATGATTTCAGGACAAGATCCAGAGTGAG ATCTTCCACTAAATACTACCCGGACGTGACTCAAAGTGGACAGTCTACCCTCCGTAAGTCGACTAGAGGCGTACGCCCAGCCGTGCCAGGAACTGGAGCTGCGACACCTGACGAATATACGACAGTGGTGTTTTCCTATGCTGACGAACAGTTTCCTTACCGAATAAAAATACCAGGCTCTCAGGTCACTTTCAGACAGTTCAAGGAATATCTCCCGAAGAAAGGAAACTACAG GTACTTCTTCAAGACTGTTTGCGAGGAATTGGACAACCAGGTGATCCAGGAGGAATTAAACAAGGATTCCGACATTTTGCCTTTGTGCGAAGGCAAAGTAATGGCTTTAGCGAAGCCGATCGACTGA
- the LOC123316559 gene encoding axin isoform X3, with protein MSDCEDVNNSSKVGCSVNSSRLPNEGSKFYLTSPRPPVPGEERSQCVSDWGQPYQMDLAKKQDGDTRPLAIPPRSATPSAPPQLPPKPNVSQAAKVKKTVPVATPTKDKEAPPTPPCIKWAQSLLNLLNDSDGVAQFMDYLESEGPHHAAALRFWLACEGVRKQDQQDKAQQYAQAIFSFFVQSPLLPIDEHLRAQISAALNSDEPLDIPVTIFDEAQLQVENEINTTTYPNFLQSEIYLQCLQSVQTTPPVPYEEEAEEPSSECYSVREFQELENLACGVGSLPTLHEDLEFIPKPLMSYSQTPGTNAQSTGCPTPNINQPLKLTKDLLLMSQQHRAAELRPQSEAYASDGRTVSRTVKRKAALEAKRAKESAAVNRETHMHQTIIPRTQRLDARNAEPPKDPQQFASILIKKLETINEKEVEIELERRFRLLENDSVSIQEDKHRIEPQSRALANVLKEKLLLLQPEDDDDQDILDQHVSRVFSDLTPSRSPGVASPRPHSPHRSRYPLPMVRPKRRDKDGYSTFSSDSGNVHDFQEGSEHRLSMVKSKSMPEYGEERFVRSSAGRRSASKKTLTDLTDSGVSVVSDTPPVVPAVVPVIAKDNRVLAWLMEADRSTKSQSGPHSELSSGKHRSHRSSPISSRHRVKGFVGSRSNSLERGAGAETLGPTQPFIADPNIPLPPLPNTINQLEEARRRLLDDDFRTRSRVRSSTKYYPDVTQSGQSTLRKSTRGVRPAVPGTGAATPDEYTTVVFSYADEQFPYRIKIPGSQVTFRQFKEYLPKKGNYRYFFKTVCEELDNQVIQEELNKDSDILPLCEGKVMALAKPID; from the exons ATGTCCGACTGTGAGGATGTGAACAACTCTTCGAAAGTTGGTTGTTCTGTCAACTCTTCACGTCTGCCCAATGAGGGCTCGAAATTTTACCTCACCTCCCCCCGACCCCCAGTTCCCGGCGAAGAAAGGTCCCAATGTGTCTCGGATTGGGGGCAACCTTACCAGATGGACCTTGCGAAGAAACAAGATGGAGATACAAGGCCTCTTGCAA TACCTCCAAGATCTGCTACGCCGAGCGCCCCTCCTCAACTGCCCCCGAAGCCTAATGTTTCTCAAGCCGCGAAGGTGAAAAAAACCGTCCCTGTGGCGACTCCTACGAAGGACAAGGAAGCTCCCCCTACGCCTCCTTGCATAAAATGGGCGCAGTCCTTGCTGAATCTACTGAACGACTCCGACGGGGTAGCTCAGTTTATGGATTATTTAGAGAGCGAAGGCCCCCATCACGCGGCTGCATTGAGGTTCTGGCTTGCCTGTGAGGGTGTCCGGAAGCAAGACCAACAGGATAAAGCGCAGCAATATGCTCAGGCTATTTTCAG TTTTTTTGTACAGTCCCCTTTGCTACCCATCGACGAACATCTACGAGCCCAAATATCTGCCGCTTTGAATTCAGATGAACCACTGGATATCCCAGTTACAATTTTCGATGAAGCCCAGCTCCAGGTCGAGAACGAAATTAACACTACCACATATCCCAACTTTTTACAGTCGGAAATCTACCTCCAATGCCTCCAG TCCGTACAAACCACACCTCCTGTTCCATACGAGGAAGAGGCTGAAGAACCAAGCAGCGAATGTTACTCCGTTAGGGAGTTCCAAGAGTTGGAGAACCTGGCCTGTGGGGTGGGATCCCTCCCGACGCTCCACGAGGATTTGGAATTTATCCCCAAACCTCTTATGTCGTACTCCCAGACGCCGGGTACGAATGCTCaaagtacagggtgtccaacGCCCAATATAAACCAGCCGTTGAAACTGACCAAAGATTTGTTGCTGATGTCTCAGCAACACCGCGCCGCGGAGTTGAGGCCTCAGTCCGAGGCTTACGCAAG CGATGGAAGGACAGTGAGTAGGACCGTGAAGAGGAAGGCAGCCCTAGAAGCCAAACGAGCCAAAGAGTCCGCAGCGGTCAACAGAGAGACCCACATGCATCAGACCATCATACCGCGGACCCAGAGGTTGGACGCCAGAAATGCGGAACCTCCCAAGGATCCCCAGCAGTTTGCCAGCATCCTCATCAAGAAACTGGAGACGATCAACGAGAAAGAGGTGGAAATTGAGCTCGAGAGGAGGTTCAGACTGTTGGAG AATGACTCGGTGTCGATCCAAGAGGATAAGCACCGTATCGAACCTCAATCCAGGGCCTTGGCCAACGTGCTCAAGGAGAAATTGTTGCTGCTCCAACCTGAAGACGATGACGATCAAGATATCTTGGACCAACACGTTTCAAGGGTGTTCTCAGATCTCACACCGTCCAGATCACCAGGTGTAGCAAGTCCGAGACCCCATTCTCCCCATAGAAGCAG GTATCCTCTGCCAATGGTCAGGCCTAAACGCAGGGATAAAGACGGTTATTCGACGTTCAGCAGCGACTCCGGCAACGTGCACGACTTCCAAGAAGGCTCGGAACATCGACTTTCTATGGTCAAGTCGAAATCGATGCCGGAGTACGGCGAGGAACGTTTCGTGAGAAGCTCGGCCGGCAGGAGATCGGCCTCGAAGAAGACCCTGACGGATCTCACCGACAGCGGAGTTTCCGTAGTGTCTGACACCCCACCCGTGGTTCCTGCCGTCGTACCTGTGATAGCTAAGGACAATAGGGTTCTGGCGTGGCTGATGGAGGCGGACAGGAGCACCAAGAGCCAGTCCGGGCCGCACAGCGAGCTGTCTTCCGGAAAACACAG GTCTCATCGTTCTTCTCCAATTTCTAGTAGGCACAGAGTCAAGGGTTTCGTCGGATCCAGGTCTAATTCCCTGGAGAGGGGCGCCGGCGCCGAAACGTTGGGGCCCACGCAACCCTTCATCGCCGACCCGAACATTCCGCTGCCTCCACTTCCAAACACCATCAATCAGTTGGAGGAGGCTCGTAGGAGGTTGTTGGACGATGATTTCAGGACAAGATCCAGAGTGAG ATCTTCCACTAAATACTACCCGGACGTGACTCAAAGTGGACAGTCTACCCTCCGTAAGTCGACTAGAGGCGTACGCCCAGCCGTGCCAGGAACTGGAGCTGCGACACCTGACGAATATACGACAGTGGTGTTTTCCTATGCTGACGAACAGTTTCCTTACCGAATAAAAATACCAGGCTCTCAGGTCACTTTCAGACAGTTCAAGGAATATCTCCCGAAGAAAGGAAACTACAG GTACTTCTTCAAGACTGTTTGCGAGGAATTGGACAACCAGGTGATCCAGGAGGAATTAAACAAGGATTCCGACATTTTGCCTTTGTGCGAAGGCAAAGTAATGGCTTTAGCGAAGCCGATCGACTGA
- the LOC123316559 gene encoding axin isoform X2 yields MSDCEDVNNSSKVGCSVNSSRLPNEGSKFYLTSPRPPVPGEERSQCVSDWGQPYQMDLAKKQDGDTRPLAIPPRSATPSAPPQLPPKPNVSQAAKVKKTVPVATPTKDKEAPPTPPCIKWAQSLLNLLNDSDGVAQFMDYLESEGPHHAAALRFWLACEGVRKQDQQDKAQQYAQAIFSFFVQSPLLPIDEHLRAQISAALNSDEPLDIPVTIFDEAQLQVENEINTTTYPNFLQSEIYLQCLQSVQTTPPVPYEEEAEEPSSECYSVREFQELENLACGVGSLPTLHEDLEFIPKPLMSYSQTPGTNAQSTGCPTPNINQPLKLTKDLLLMSQQHRAAELRPQSEAYASLFLYRNMGAHAAYNSYNPVSRQDSEMQSLSSRSDVRTESDNMSMTDSSVDGRTVSRTVKRKAALEAKRAKESAAVNRETHMHQTIIPRTQRLDARNAEPPKDPQQFASILIKKLETINEKEVEIELERRFRLLENDSVSIQEDKHRIEPQSRALANVLKEKLLLLQPEDDDDQDILDQHVSRVFSDLTPSRSPGVASPRPHSPHRSRYPLPMVRPKRRDKDGYSTFSSDSGNVHDFQEGSEHRLSMVKSKSMPEYGEERFVRSSAGRRSASKKTLTDLTDSGVSVVSDTPPVVPAVVPVIAKDNRVLAWLMEADRSTKSQSGPHSELSSGKHSRHRVKGFVGSRSNSLERGAGAETLGPTQPFIADPNIPLPPLPNTINQLEEARRRLLDDDFRTRSRVRSSTKYYPDVTQSGQSTLRKSTRGVRPAVPGTGAATPDEYTTVVFSYADEQFPYRIKIPGSQVTFRQFKEYLPKKGNYRYFFKTVCEELDNQVIQEELNKDSDILPLCEGKVMALAKPID; encoded by the exons ATGTCCGACTGTGAGGATGTGAACAACTCTTCGAAAGTTGGTTGTTCTGTCAACTCTTCACGTCTGCCCAATGAGGGCTCGAAATTTTACCTCACCTCCCCCCGACCCCCAGTTCCCGGCGAAGAAAGGTCCCAATGTGTCTCGGATTGGGGGCAACCTTACCAGATGGACCTTGCGAAGAAACAAGATGGAGATACAAGGCCTCTTGCAA TACCTCCAAGATCTGCTACGCCGAGCGCCCCTCCTCAACTGCCCCCGAAGCCTAATGTTTCTCAAGCCGCGAAGGTGAAAAAAACCGTCCCTGTGGCGACTCCTACGAAGGACAAGGAAGCTCCCCCTACGCCTCCTTGCATAAAATGGGCGCAGTCCTTGCTGAATCTACTGAACGACTCCGACGGGGTAGCTCAGTTTATGGATTATTTAGAGAGCGAAGGCCCCCATCACGCGGCTGCATTGAGGTTCTGGCTTGCCTGTGAGGGTGTCCGGAAGCAAGACCAACAGGATAAAGCGCAGCAATATGCTCAGGCTATTTTCAG TTTTTTTGTACAGTCCCCTTTGCTACCCATCGACGAACATCTACGAGCCCAAATATCTGCCGCTTTGAATTCAGATGAACCACTGGATATCCCAGTTACAATTTTCGATGAAGCCCAGCTCCAGGTCGAGAACGAAATTAACACTACCACATATCCCAACTTTTTACAGTCGGAAATCTACCTCCAATGCCTCCAG TCCGTACAAACCACACCTCCTGTTCCATACGAGGAAGAGGCTGAAGAACCAAGCAGCGAATGTTACTCCGTTAGGGAGTTCCAAGAGTTGGAGAACCTGGCCTGTGGGGTGGGATCCCTCCCGACGCTCCACGAGGATTTGGAATTTATCCCCAAACCTCTTATGTCGTACTCCCAGACGCCGGGTACGAATGCTCaaagtacagggtgtccaacGCCCAATATAAACCAGCCGTTGAAACTGACCAAAGATTTGTTGCTGATGTCTCAGCAACACCGCGCCGCGGAGTTGAGGCCTCAGTCCGAGGCTTACGCAAG CTTGTTCCTGTACCGCAATATGGGGGCGCACGCAGCTTACAATAGTTACAATCCTGTGTCGAGACAGGACAGCGAGATGCAATCTTTGAGCAGCCGTTCTGATGTGAGGACAGAATCTGATAATATGTCGATGACCGACAGCTCTGT CGATGGAAGGACAGTGAGTAGGACCGTGAAGAGGAAGGCAGCCCTAGAAGCCAAACGAGCCAAAGAGTCCGCAGCGGTCAACAGAGAGACCCACATGCATCAGACCATCATACCGCGGACCCAGAGGTTGGACGCCAGAAATGCGGAACCTCCCAAGGATCCCCAGCAGTTTGCCAGCATCCTCATCAAGAAACTGGAGACGATCAACGAGAAAGAGGTGGAAATTGAGCTCGAGAGGAGGTTCAGACTGTTGGAG AATGACTCGGTGTCGATCCAAGAGGATAAGCACCGTATCGAACCTCAATCCAGGGCCTTGGCCAACGTGCTCAAGGAGAAATTGTTGCTGCTCCAACCTGAAGACGATGACGATCAAGATATCTTGGACCAACACGTTTCAAGGGTGTTCTCAGATCTCACACCGTCCAGATCACCAGGTGTAGCAAGTCCGAGACCCCATTCTCCCCATAGAAGCAG GTATCCTCTGCCAATGGTCAGGCCTAAACGCAGGGATAAAGACGGTTATTCGACGTTCAGCAGCGACTCCGGCAACGTGCACGACTTCCAAGAAGGCTCGGAACATCGACTTTCTATGGTCAAGTCGAAATCGATGCCGGAGTACGGCGAGGAACGTTTCGTGAGAAGCTCGGCCGGCAGGAGATCGGCCTCGAAGAAGACCCTGACGGATCTCACCGACAGCGGAGTTTCCGTAGTGTCTGACACCCCACCCGTGGTTCCTGCCGTCGTACCTGTGATAGCTAAGGACAATAGGGTTCTGGCGTGGCTGATGGAGGCGGACAGGAGCACCAAGAGCCAGTCCGGGCCGCACAGCGAGCTGTCTTCCGGAAAACACAG TAGGCACAGAGTCAAGGGTTTCGTCGGATCCAGGTCTAATTCCCTGGAGAGGGGCGCCGGCGCCGAAACGTTGGGGCCCACGCAACCCTTCATCGCCGACCCGAACATTCCGCTGCCTCCACTTCCAAACACCATCAATCAGTTGGAGGAGGCTCGTAGGAGGTTGTTGGACGATGATTTCAGGACAAGATCCAGAGTGAG ATCTTCCACTAAATACTACCCGGACGTGACTCAAAGTGGACAGTCTACCCTCCGTAAGTCGACTAGAGGCGTACGCCCAGCCGTGCCAGGAACTGGAGCTGCGACACCTGACGAATATACGACAGTGGTGTTTTCCTATGCTGACGAACAGTTTCCTTACCGAATAAAAATACCAGGCTCTCAGGTCACTTTCAGACAGTTCAAGGAATATCTCCCGAAGAAAGGAAACTACAG GTACTTCTTCAAGACTGTTTGCGAGGAATTGGACAACCAGGTGATCCAGGAGGAATTAAACAAGGATTCCGACATTTTGCCTTTGTGCGAAGGCAAAGTAATGGCTTTAGCGAAGCCGATCGACTGA
- the LOC123317894 gene encoding uncharacterized protein LOC123317894: protein MDDFKDLFESRHHKRSPYDHGYGVSERDKYNRYSYRETKHDPQYRSRFERENFHLSQSTLCVPHHCKNPSKSTICMPFPPISPSKSTLCPPKKFTKPIMDDDVTSLPYYIVPVLYVPHKPLYDAKQVLEPHIYKAYHCKSKNQLHKDTKHPTKLSDSKTLLNIYNKKHSKKGYDYPYVSKSDKYSFECYDEYFRKCIEEKRSSSDISFCTEKSYCHLPVTPKLSSKFEQYSSEKRKSIPKDFPELFGLHTSRTTNFTFGPRAGEELPTWDSPRTTDALIETEMTVKSCISAQTSFDTLRWRRGVQDDKIESQGTQTDIMDIKKNVLVLPNDKFKRSVRRQPIPEEVPKSIYDRKTLNPQFSEGHLDKVNPKAFVSSNIHHVV, encoded by the coding sequence ATGGACGATTTCAAGGATCTTTTCGAAAGTAGGCACCACAAGAGGAGTCCTTACGACCACGGATATGGGGTCTCTGAGAGGGACAAGTACAATCGTTATTCCTACAGGGAAACCAAGCACGATCCTCAGTATCGCAGCAGATTCGAAAGGGAAAACTTCCACCTCAGCCAATCCACCTTATGTGTTCCTCATCATTGCAAGAACCCCAGTAAATCCACCATTTGCATGCCATTTCCCCCCATATCCCCTAGCAAATCGACCCTTTGTCCTCCGAAGAAATTCACCAAACCAATTATGGACGATGATGTAACCAGTCTACCCTACTACATAGTACCAGTTCTGTACGTCCCGCACAAGCCTCTATACGACGCCAAGCAGGTGCTGGAGCCTCACATCTACAAGGCCTACCACTGCAAGTCCAAGAACCAGCTGCACAAAGACACCAAACATCCCACCAAACTGTCCGATTCCAAAACGCTGTTGAACATTTACAACAAGAAACACAGCAAGAAGGGTTACGATTACCCTTACGTTTCCAAGTCTGACAAATACTCCTTCGAGTGCTACGACGAGTATTTCCGAAAGTGTATCGAGGAGAAGAGATCATCCTCCGACATCAGCTTCTGCACGGAGAAATCCTACTGCCATCTACCGGTCACCCCAAAACTATCCTCGAAATTCGAACAGTACTCGTCGGAGAAACGCAAGTCGATCCCTAAGGATTTTCCGGAACTGTTCGGGCTGCACACGTCCAGAACGACCAATTTCACGTTTGGACCGCGCGCCGGGGAAGAACTACCAACCTGGGACTCCCCGAGAACCACAGACGCTCTCATAGAGACCGAGATGACGGTAAAGAGTTGCATCTCGGCGCAGACTTCCTTCGATACGTTGAGGTGGCGCAGAGGGGTGCAGGATGACAAGATAGAGAGCCAAGGAACCCAGACCGACATTATGGACATCAAGAAAAACGTCTTGGTCTTGCCCAACGACAAGTTCAAGAGGTCGGTCAGGAGGCAACCGATTCCAGAGGAGGTACCGAAGAGTATCTACGACAGAAAAACGTTGAATCCTCAGTTCAGCGAGGGGCATTTGGACAAGGTCAACCCGAAGGCTTTCgtaagttcaaatattcatcacgTTGTTTAA
- the LOC123316674 gene encoding titin-like: MDVGFAISQLFLFIPRGRKAKERKSPYKDIDRPAPPLGILPGEGEEERLEEELPPPTWGSNLIEVREPLDLEGPETPPREAVSAAEVAEGVSERSIPHELDAEDPEIVKLLETSFNMEDILAEVDAMEVEEPRVQPDEVDPHILEEQQKFRDIEADLDRHDAVIAEALAALDDDEKRMLMEMEAEEAAGLEPHPKPSPKKEVKVVADDDTVIKVLVEKPEGVAESKEEKKRKEAKAAAEKKRKPPGRTGLNKGKAKGAILKAGEKKEVEEQEKKAKVVETKTGIPSKRPGVPKPKASKVKISAAASEGEIPSEKPSVTGKGKAIPGKGIPRKGIPRKGKSKVPAVIPFKIS; the protein is encoded by the exons ATGGATGTTGGCTTCGCCATCTCACAGTTATTCCTCTTTATTCCCAGGGGAAGGAAGGCCAAAGAGCGAAAATCGCCCTACAAAGACATAGACCGACCTGCGCCACCACTTGGCATCCTTCCCGGAGAAGGAGAAGAGGAGCGATTGGAGGAAGAACTGCCGCCGCCGACCTGGGGCTCCAACCTGATCGAGGTGAGGGAACCGCTGGATCTGGAAGGCCCCGAGACTCCACCGAGAGAGGCCGTTTCGGCGGCTGAGGTCGCTGAAGGCGTCAGCGAGAGGTCGATCCCGCACGAACTGGACGCCGAAGACCCGGAGATTGTGAAACTGCTGGAGACGTCCTTCAACATGGAAGACATCCTGGCCGAGGTGGACGCGATGGAGGTGGAAGAACCGCGGGTGCAACCCGACGAGGTCGATCCCCACATACTCGAGGAACAGCAGAAGTTCAGGGACATCGAGGCCGATCTGGACAGGCACGACGCCGTCATAGCGGAGGCGCTGGCCGCCCTGGACGACGACGAGAAGAGGATGCTCATGGAGATGGAGGCGGAGGAGGCTGCCGGCCTGGAGCCGCACCCGAAACCCTCGCCGAAGAAAGAGGTCAAAGTGGTGGCCGACGATGATACT GTTATAAAAGTATTGGTAGAAAAACCAGAAGGAGTTGCCGAGTCTAAAGAGGAGAAAAAACGGAAGGAGGCTAAGGCAGCAGCAGAAAAGAAGAGGAAGCCACCGGGTAGGACAGGATTGAACAAAGGTAAGGCCAAAGGTGCGATACTTAAAGCGGGCGAGAAGAAGGAAGTGGAAGAACAGGAGAAAAAGGCCAAAGTGGTGGAGACGAAGACTGGAATACCTTCCAAGAGACCGGGAGTTCCCAAGCCTAAAGCTTCGAAAG TAAAAATATCAGCCGCTGCCAGCGAAGGTGAAATACCATCGGAAAAACCAAGCGTGACTGGCAAGGGCAAAGCCATACCTGGAAAAGGAATCCCGCGGAAAGGGATTCCTAGAAAAGGTAAGTCGAAGGTTCCAGCTGTGATACCATTCAAGATCAGTTGA